One Thomasclavelia spiroformis DSM 1552 DNA window includes the following coding sequences:
- a CDS encoding ABC transporter ATP-binding protein, translated as MIEIKNIHLQIQDKVLLKNEQLNINEGYIYVISGKSGCGKTTLLYVISLLSNYSNTIYHWDDQRIDNLSDEKIAMIRKNQIGYILQDLELISENLTLRDNIKCMFALINKKDDWAKVDEYMHKMNLDGLLDQKIDELSRGQRQRFALVLALIKDAKLIILDEPTSSLDKDNTIKLMAYLQIIAKNYHKMIVIASHDRYVKNNCDVLYEIENCRLVLKTQSLIKENVSMLKNDTKISNDFYKIYNKNNYKITKLLMKLIYTIMIIVICIGPAILTMYINEIKQLYDQYASDEIIVVNSDENLLNVLYDGKANVFSIEQINMLKEIEHVIDVDYYWQLEGALSFGKDAKNITVIPKKDLDKIAIPSSLANKTTKKMSLSMMLSVENQIYEFKTIIDDYIVKDYLISENIDNEVIFLPDKLIDKLLLQQNITNSASLVVRCDNVDNIENTMTKITNWLPEVTVLSNGTKYKEQLDNLQNIEQLINLLRIVTIIGIIVIVYIIQIMENKSRIKEITNLRINGITEKTFYKLYYYENRFVILATIVGCVMGYIIAVSYFKSSLVLSNLSLILLQSILCLLISQIIPLIISSKQIFTKDIAKILRDN; from the coding sequence ATGATTGAGATAAAAAATATTCATTTACAGATTCAAGATAAAGTGCTGCTTAAAAATGAACAATTAAATATTAACGAAGGTTATATTTATGTAATCAGTGGAAAAAGTGGCTGTGGGAAAACAACATTATTATATGTAATTTCACTGTTATCTAATTACTCTAATACTATTTATCATTGGGATGATCAGCGAATTGATAATTTAAGTGATGAAAAGATTGCAATGATTAGAAAAAATCAGATTGGTTATATTTTACAAGATTTAGAACTTATCAGCGAGAATTTAACTCTTCGAGATAATATTAAATGTATGTTTGCACTTATAAATAAGAAAGATGATTGGGCTAAAGTTGATGAATATATGCATAAAATGAATCTTGATGGTTTATTGGATCAAAAAATTGATGAATTATCCAGAGGTCAAAGACAACGTTTTGCTTTGGTTTTAGCTCTTATAAAAGATGCAAAATTAATTATTTTAGATGAACCTACTTCTTCATTGGATAAAGATAATACAATAAAACTGATGGCGTATCTTCAAATTATTGCAAAAAATTATCATAAGATGATTGTTATTGCTAGTCATGATAGATATGTGAAAAATAATTGTGATGTTTTATATGAAATTGAAAATTGTCGTCTTGTTTTAAAAACACAATCACTAATTAAAGAAAATGTATCTATGTTGAAAAATGATACTAAGATCAGTAATGATTTTTATAAAATTTATAATAAGAATAATTATAAAATAACAAAATTGTTAATGAAATTAATTTATACGATCATGATTATTGTAATATGCATCGGACCGGCTATTTTAACAATGTATATAAATGAAATCAAGCAATTATATGATCAGTATGCTAGTGATGAAATAATTGTTGTAAACTCAGATGAAAATTTACTAAATGTGTTATATGATGGTAAAGCTAATGTTTTTAGTATAGAGCAAATAAATATGTTGAAGGAAATAGAACATGTTATTGATGTCGATTATTATTGGCAATTAGAAGGTGCATTGAGTTTTGGTAAAGATGCAAAAAACATAACTGTTATTCCTAAAAAAGATTTAGATAAAATAGCCATTCCATCATCTTTAGCAAATAAAACAACAAAAAAAATGTCATTATCAATGATGTTATCAGTTGAAAATCAAATATATGAATTTAAAACGATAATAGATGATTATATAGTTAAAGATTATTTAATAAGTGAAAATATTGATAATGAAGTGATTTTTTTACCAGATAAACTCATTGATAAATTACTTTTACAACAAAATATCACTAATAGTGCTTCACTGGTAGTTAGATGTGATAACGTAGATAATATTGAAAATACGATGACTAAAATTACTAATTGGTTACCTGAAGTAACTGTTTTGTCTAATGGAACTAAATATAAAGAACAATTAGATAATTTACAAAATATTGAACAGTTGATTAACTTATTGCGTATTGTAACAATTATAGGGATTATTGTAATTGTCTATATCATTCAAATAATGGAAAATAAAAGTAGAATAAAAGAGATTACTAATTTGAGAATAAATGGGATTACAGAAAAAACATTTTATAAATTATATTATTACGAAAATAGATTTGTTATTTTGGCTACAATTGTTGGCTGTGTCATGGGATATATAATAGCAGTATCTTATTTTAAATCATCACTAGTACTTAGTAATTTATCGTTGATTTTATTACAATCAATCTTATGTTTATTAATAAGCCAAATTATTCCGTTAATTATTTCA